The genomic stretch GCGATTCCCAGACCGCCGGAGGCATTGAGGGAAATGAACGTGGTGCAGGCTGCGCGGTCGTCAGCCGACCGGCCAATCGTGATAGCTGCTGCCGTGCAGTCGCTGTTGGTGTTGAAAGAGCAAGTTGTTGCGGAGCAATTGGTGACCGCTGCGAGGTTCGACATGGTGTTGACTCCTTAAGTTCTAGTAGTTGATCTGTCTGGTTTTAGCCTAAGACCGATCCAAAAACTTGGGTAGCAAGGTCAGGCTTGCCTTATGTTCTTTCGCAATTCTTGGATCGCGGGCCGTTTCAAAAATCGACAATCTTTCACGGTTGCAAAAGTGCAGGTCAGAGTAGGTTTTTCGAAAATGATCGCTATTTACGCAAGCCTACGATTCTGCAATTGACCTGCGGTTTTATCGAATTACGCAACAAAAGTCTCGCAAAACTGGGTGTTTAGTCGGCGGTTTTTTCGCCGCGTTCGAGCACGGCGAGATCGATTCCAGACGCGTGACGTGCGAGGGCC from Trueperella bialowiezensis encodes the following:
- a CDS encoding DUF1540 domain-containing protein, with the protein product MSNLAAVTNCSATTCSFNTNSDCTAAAITIGRSADDRAACTTFISLNASGGLGIARSQVGACQITDCGHNNKLMCSAPNISLNSATAECSSFVAA